DNA from Bubalus bubalis isolate 160015118507 breed Murrah chromosome 7, NDDB_SH_1, whole genome shotgun sequence:
AGATATTAATGTCAGTTGTCTAGAGGAAAGAAATAGGGTGGATGGGGTCCAGAATTGGGAGGAAGATTTTTCATGAAACatcttatatatttttacatttttaattaaatgaatgtCACTCAtctattaacaaaaaaaaattgtgaagaaGTTGAGACAGGAAAACAACTACAAAATGTTGGAATGTAGAGCAAGAATACAGCTTTGCCCAGAGTCCACTCCTGGAATTCCCTTCTGCTCTTTCATTCCTACCTGACAGTGGATTGTCAATGCCATGTGAACTCAGAATCCACCATACTGTGATGTTAACCCTGCCAACTGAGCAACAAATATATATGAACTTGATAGAGTTAATCTGGATTGTCTGCAATTCAATCAAACCTGCCTAACCTTGATGTTGACTGAGGGTTCCATTTACTTGACAAATACATAGCCACTGTCCATGCCACTCAGTTACATGCAGCTTAAttcttttaatcctcataaaaatTTTTGAGAAGTTAGATACAGTAATCTCCATTCATGAAAACTGAGATAAAAGGATGTCAAGTGGTCTGAGAGAATAGAGTTATCAGGTGATACGGCTGAAATCTGAATTCAGGCTGCCTGGCTTCCAGTTCTGTTCTCTTAACCACTGTCCACAACTTGGTTTCTAAGTAAAGCTTCACTTGGCCCATATCTTAAGGACAACCTACATCTCTTGTTAGCAGATCTTTTCCATGGGAAGTGTGTTATGTTTGTgcttgtattttaaaagatacattgtCATTAGATTCTTTTCAGTAAAAGAATATTATGCACTTGTAGTAGGAAGTAAGACCATTTAAACACTTGGCTTATGGGTCTTGCTTTTGGGTATCTGTTTTGACACAATCTCCAGTTGATTTAAGTCACAGTTTTCaattagaaagtgaaaatgttgggcttccctggtggctcagtggtaaagaatctgctgatgcaggagacacaggatcgatccctggtccgagaagatcccatatgcccgtgagcaactaagcccgtgagccacacctattgagcctgtactctgctgctgctgctgctaagtcacttcagacgtgtccgactctgtgcaaccccacagacggcagcccaccaggctcccccatccctgggaatctccaggcaagaatactggagtgggttgccatttccttctcccatgcatgaaagtgaaaagtgaaagtgaagtcgctcagtcatgtctgactcttagcgaccccatggactgcagcctaccaggctcctccatccatgggattttccaggcaagagtactggagtggggtgccattgccttctctggagcctgtgctctagagcccaggaactgcgactactgaagcctgtgtgccctagagacacaacaagagaagccaccgcaatgagaagcctgggcactgtaacaggagtagcccccacttgccactaacagagaaaagcctgtgcaacaAGGAAGACCTGGCACAATgaaaacacatacataaataaatacaattatttttttttaaatgaaatgttaaacCTAAGGAGTGTTTATGCCCACAAAGAATGCTGGGAAAAGATGATCAGGAATTCATGAACCATTTTGCTAAGTAAATGGTTCAAAATCCAGAGGTCTGAAAGCTTTACTTGTACCATTTGACAAAGAATTTTATTagagtttggttttttttagaaattctatatcaaattgtatttgtatttctttttaggaTTTCATCAAAGGTCTTTCTATTTTGCTTCGGGGGACAGTACAAGAAAAACTCAACTGGGCGTTTAATTTGTATGACATAAATAAAGATGGCTACATCACTAAAGAAGTAAGAAATGCCTCATCGACACAGCTAGCCTTtggactattttcattttttaacttgagATGCTAAATTTTTGCAATTATCATTCTAAAATCACTTTTTTAGGAATCTAACATATTTTCCGTGGTGGTGgagaaacactgatgaaaaattTGGAATGGGTAGAAATAGCTTATTGTTAATCTccaaagttattataaaacacaGAATGATTGCATCTTGATTTCTAATAGCATTTTAATAAATGCTGTACATGGAATAAAGAGAGTGGTTGGAatgagactggaagaaaatataccCAAACCATGTTAGAATATTTGGCCTGTAACCTTTTTTTCTCCCATATAATATGGTCCACATGGGAACAGAGGTAATTTTAACATTGTGTGAATTATGTAGTGACCTGTATTATGTGGGAAATGAGCTGAGGCAATTGTAGGTTTCCAAGTACATTTCCAGGTGGGCTAATCTAAGAAGGCTCACAGACCAAATTAGGATGTGCATATCAAATGGCTGATTAAACTAATTCAAAACACAATGAGAAGTAAGTGGGGAAGGATGGGGTAAGATAACAAATTGAGGATGGAGTGAAGGTAGGTTGAAGGACCATATTACCTGAATCCTGGATATGATTCAATGTCTGCCTGTCCTTTCTCTCACTAGCTTTCCCCAGAGTTGTGTTTTGAGCATGAGGCTCCTCAAATAGAAGGTATCTTGGGACAAACATTAACTGGCTCTGTTGAAGATACAGGGACAAGTTCACCTGACCACAGTTATAATGTAACAATTAACCTGATCAATGTCCATGGGTTTTGTGTTTGTTGAGCAGACGACACATGGGGCCAGAATGGATCTCACAAATGGGTGGCTGAATTAAGACCTCATGAGTATTAAGTATTCAGGTACATTGAGCATGTCTCCTGGATATGTAGTGCCTCCTGTATGTTTGGTATACAATAAACATTTAGTACTCAGATGCCTCCAGGATATTAGGTATCTCTTGGTCTTTTAATCCCTTTCTATGTTTAACACAAACATGCTGTTCTTATCACTTACATCTTATACATCTCATGAATGCTATATTAAACAATCTTCCACTCAAACCATAGGGGTTCACCTGTGGGTTACAAACTacaaattttatcatttaaaatggaaTTGAATACTGTCAAAAGTAAATGTATATTACATGCATATTATCGACTTAATCCAGACTCTTATGTGGAAACTTTGAAAACAAGTATGAACAATAAATCTGAATGTCTATGTTAACTAGATATTTTTTCACTAAGACTGGAAATCACAAATCAAAAATTAGACttggttttaataaaaattaaagtttcaaaGCATTTCCAGCATAATATTTTGACAAATCTACATGTGACTTTAAAGTCACAATAGGAAAAACACATGGAAATCCCTAATAGGCTCTGAGACTTATCAGTTTTAGTATAATTCTCATGATGTGGAATATATCTTATTCTCAATAAATAGAAATTGATAgtcaacataaaatatataataagccTATAATGCAAAGATAGCTTGTGTGAAGTTGTATGGAAATCCAAATATTAAACCAGGGTGTTTTCTGATCATGTTAGATACACAGGAATTTACTTCATCTTGAAACCAAGATCAGACTTGAGTCTTACATTCTGATTCTGCTGCTTTTAAGGCATAAGGCTATTCCTCTGGGACAACCAAGATTTTTAATGAAGAATCAACGAAAAATTGAAACTTGGAAAACTGAGTAGGAATAATCTGTCAAGGCTTCTCAGAGTGGTTTCTTTTCACATCATTTGTGGCCTCATGTAactgccttttccttttcaggaaaTGCTTGATATAATGAAAGCAATATATGATATGATGGGTAAATGTACATATCCTGTCCTCAAAGAAGATGCTCCCAGACAACATGTTGAAACATTTTTCCAGGTAGGAATGCAATAGAGAGGGAGTGAAATTAAGAGCAAATTTCCTGATGCTTGCAAAGCATCATGACGATTCAAAAGAAtgtgaaggaaaataattttttactgaAAGTGACAAAACTATAGAATATTTACCATTCAACTATGGAATAGTACTGTTATTAATTTAGCAATTTTGGTTTTGAATTTATCATAATATTGATAATTCCACTTATTGAACTAATTCACCATATCCTCAACAGAACACTAAGTTAAGCAATTGCCATGTCTcatatgtcttggggtgtttgtTTTCACTCATTTCTCGTAAGACTCTATGAGCTTATTTATATTATCATTAgccccatgttacagatgagacaATCAAGGTTCTGTAAGTTAAGTTGCCTGAACTCTGTGGTAGCTGGAGGGTGGGGTTTTCCTAGAACAGAGAGACTCTAGATCTGCACCACATTCTATTAAAAAGGCAACAGCCTAAAATCAGTCAGCCTCATATGAATTTTATCACCAAGAAGCTACTAGTTTGTGTTTTGAAGCAGTTCCTCCCCATAAAATAAGCAGCTGGGCTTTCTTTTCATCTGCTTCAGCTTGTTCAGTTCAGGTGTGAGGGTCCTGAGGGGTATGTCTGAGTCAAGTTTTCTGTTCTGTAATCCCCTAACAGAAAATGGACAAAAACAAAGACGGAGTCGTTACCATAGATGAATTCATTGAAAGCTGTCAAAAAGtaagtaatgatagtaaaggaaCTAGCCCTTTTGCTTTCGTAACAGCTGGACTGGGCACTATCAGCTAGCCACCATGAACTGAGCAAAGTGTAAAGGTCATATGCCTAAAATCACCACTTCTACACAGCTGAGATGCAACAAGCCCACCACTGTGGAAACAATCACCGATTTACACATTCTATTTGTCCACACACCCTGAGGCAgcctatgagggaagccctggagagGTCAAGGTTGTACGAGTGTGCTTTTGCTCTTCAAATCCTTTAGAATATTCATCACTGAGGATAAAATATATGTGAGATTTGAATTGTTCTTTCCCCAGAACTATAATAGATCTTGTCTATCATATCCTCCAGAGATTTAGGATTCCAGTATGGCCAGCAGTGTATCACTGACCAACTTTATATCCAGTTTCTAATATAAACACCATTGCTTCAGTGTATGTGAACAAGATATGTCTTTGGCTTAACAAAATAGTCAGTCACAAAATTAAACAGCAGAAAATCCTCCCTGAGGAAAAGTCCATGTGGTTCTCCACCATCTGGTGGCAGACCACATTTAGCATACCTAGAATTATTTGACTTGGTAGGTGGGTAGAACaattaaagagttttaaaaataattttggagacAAAAAGTTTGCTGGTGTTTTActctttctcattattttcaaaCTGATATACTTTCCCTTTCCTGATGCCTGCTTGTTTTTCAATTCATATTTCAATGTCACGGTCTCTCTGAATTAACTTGGTGACATCAACCTGCTAATGGTGGTGTCGTTACCTGGCCTCCAGCCGTGGATGTCATCAGTTCTGCTACCACTTTCCATTACTATAAATGATCACAATCTCCAAGTACCCCATCATCTGTCCCCTTAAGTTTCAGAGGAATATACTAAACTTCAGATACTGGGCAATGGTTTCTTCCAAACAATCCTTTCCCTGGCATTGAGAgaccattcatttttaaatgttcctaAAGGTCACAGAGATTTATCTCTAACAGACTCAGGACAGGTGTAATTACTGCCAACCCATCTCCTAAATCCCAACTTCCAATCTTCATGAAGTTGACTCTTCGCTCACACATAAACCCTGTCTCCTTCCATTTGTACAAGTCCCTGTGATTTGGCCTCTGATGACCAGATATGGCAGTTTGCATTGCTCACTTTGTATACGCTCTGTGCTACCTCTCCAGTTTCCATACTGGCATTCTAATTGGAGAAATATCCTCTCTTAACACCAAGTCAGAGTTAAATAGGTCTTTAAAGCCTGGTGGACTCAGTAAAACATAGAAAAGGCTCTCCACAGTATCAGCTGGAAAATGGATAGAAGCGTATTTACATTTGCAGACACAGTATTTGAACATTTGGCACAGGAGGTTGGTGGGGGTTGGCGATCCTTAGAGGCAAAATAGTGCACTTTCCTTTACAGATATGGTGAATTAAATTCCACTGTTTCTCCTTTACAGGATGAAAACATCATGCGCTCCATGCAGCTCTTCGAAAATGTGATTTAGCTTGTCAAATACGTCCTCAAATAGACAAAAGTGAACGATTCTATCACACAAAGCTGGAGCTACCACTTTTAGCATAGATTGCTCAGCTTTACAATGAGGCACATTATGCAAACAagctttgttttaatataaagcaACCCCCAAAAGATTTGAGTTGTCCATTTATAAATCTGCATCCTTTTCATAATGCCACTGAGTCCATGGGATGTTCTAAGTCATTTCATACCCTGTGAATATTCAAAAGGAATAGAATCTGGCA
Protein-coding regions in this window:
- the KCNIP4 gene encoding Kv channel-interacting protein 4 isoform X5 translates to MNVRRVESISAQLEEASSTGDSVEDELEMATVRHRPEALELLEAQSKFTKKELQILYRGFKNECPSGVVNEDTFKEIYSQFFPQGDSTTYAHFLFNAFDTDHNGAVSFEDFIKGLSILLRGTVQEKLNWAFNLYDINKDGYITKEEMLDIMKAIYDMMGKCTYPVLKEDAPRQHVETFFQKMDKNKDGVVTIDEFIESCQKDENIMRSMQLFENVI